The Cloeon dipterum chromosome X, ieCloDipt1.1, whole genome shotgun sequence genome includes a window with the following:
- the LOC135945153 gene encoding transmembrane protein 170A — MKPLHDTLYTFGEMWYQIFLWALLSSVVIHIAAAAISFAILRRHRIGKFFPLLLLLMGISSPVTTGAVNSAVISFVYCAANITMLEWHALVWGVGQTALAAGIGVTRILATL; from the exons ATGAAGCCACTGCACGACACTCTCTACACATTTGGAG aGATGTGGTACCAAATATTCCTGTGGGCTTTACTGTCTTCAGTCGTAATACACATCGCCGCAGCGGCGATTTCGTTTGCCATCCTCAGGAGGCACCGAATAGGAAA ATTTTTCcctctgctgctgttgctaATGGGCATATCTAGTCCGGTGACAACCGGCGCTGTGAACTCGGCGGTGATCTCGTTCGTGTACTGCGCCGCCAACATCACCATGCTCGAGTGGCACGCGCTCGTGTGGGGCGTGGGCCAGACGGCGTTGGCCGCCGGCATCGGCGTCACTCGGATCCTGGCCACCCTCTGA
- the LOC135946384 gene encoding tektin-B1: protein MSLYALEKGDKGCQRVTLNDWKCRNEQSLNTSDKLMSVSALEREDASILRSAARIQTKWDRYQNEKLLSDRVSLVQEWLRTLERSHAAAEHERMALSEVKKYLETYLNEALLPPLDVIAQCLYLRDQRRPDELTVDPVTARLKDELQTYETHKGILSALNADAWSMVDSLSTLIDSLRFNISEQTTALDIDTNMLALTTDSPGLARRPEPDRVPPKSSAPESWLFHCQELVEKQGKECQQSRALRETMLRAVEDARNANWARQDETCASFRQRVHEIKIAIDRLKRQTEMILAEMEKLDEEIHQLEQADESLELPRALCETRHEGRTSRPAGPQRCQDEPQENLAVESATLALSQAKLQQRTEYARSAYESLRTQLSKVELDMEDKNRALALEMRCLASRSQLGHAEEQVTQSHSSQL from the exons atgtcttTATACGCCCTGGAAAAAGGGGACAAGGGCTGCCAAAGGGTGACCCTGAACGACTGGAAATGCAGGAACGAGCAGAGTCTCAACACGAGCGACAAACTGATGTCCGTGTCTGCCTTGGAGCGGGAGGACGCCTCGATTCTCCGCTCTGCGGCTCGAATCCAAACCAAGTGGGACCGCTACCAAAACGAAAAACTCCTGTCCGATag GGTGTCGTTGGTTCAAGAGTGGCTAAGGACCTTGGAGCGGAGCCACGCGGCCGCCGAGCACGAGAGGATGGCGCTCTCCGAGGTGAAAAAGTACCTGGAGACGTACCTTAATGAGGCCCTGTTGCCACCCCTGGACGTCATAGCCCAGTGCCTGTACCTCAGGGACCAAAGACGCCCTGACGAGCTCACTGTCGACCCTGTTACGGCTCGACTAAAGGAC gagCTGCAAACGTACGAGACGCATAAGGGAATTTTGTCTGCTCTCAACGCCGACGCCTGGAGcatggtcgattccctgagtACCCTGATCGACAGCCTCCGCTTCAACATCAGCGAGCAGACGACCGCGTTGGACATTGACACAAATATGCTGGCCCTCACCACCGATTCTCCTGGACTGGCACGACGCCCTGAGCCGGATCGAGTCCcgccaaa GAGTTCAGCACCGGAGAGTTGGCTGTTTCACTGCCAGGAGCTGGTGGAGAAGCAGGGTAAAGAGTGTCAGCAGTCGCGGGCGCTCAGGGAGACCATGCTCAGGGCCGTGGAGGACGCGCGGAACGCCAATTGGGCCCGCCAGGACGAAACGTGCGCCAGCTTCAGGCAGCGTGTCCACGAGATCAAAATCGCCATCGACAGGCTCAAGAGGCAAACAGAAATG atTCTGGCGGAAATGGAAAAGCTGGACGAAGAAATCCACCAGCTGGAGCAAGCCGACGAGTCTCTGGAGCTGCCTCGCGCACTTTGCGAAACGAGACACGAAGGCCGCACGAGCAGACCCGCCGGGCCGCAAAGGTGCCAGGACGAGCCTCAGGAGAATCTGGCAGTCGAGAGCGCCACCCTGGCCCTGTCGCAGGCGAAATTGCAGCAGCGGACCGAATACGCCAG GTCGGCGTACGAGTCGCTGCGGACGCAACTGTCCAAAGTGGAGTTGGACATGGAGGACAAGAACCGCGCCCTGGCCCTTGAAATGCGCTGCCTGGCCAGCAGGTCGCAGCTCGGACACGCTGAGGAGCAGGTCACCCAGTCGCACTCGTCCCAACTTTAA